A window from Vibrio cortegadensis encodes these proteins:
- a CDS encoding TIGR01212 family radical SAM protein (This family includes YhcC from E. coli K-12, an uncharacterized radical SAM protein.), whose amino-acid sequence MQLHELVNTLGQDLQRRYGEKVHKLTLHGGFSCPNRDGTIGKGGCTFCNVASFSDEQTQVKSIVDQLQDRAGEIHRAKKYLAYFQAYTSTYAEVQVLRNMYEEALKAADIVGLCVGTRPDCVPDAVLDLLSEYVNQGYEIWLELGLQTANNDTLKRINRGHDFECYAEITKRARALGIKICTHLIVGLPKETKKDNIETLEKVLEVGTDGIKLHGLHIVEGSTMAKAWKAGRLEAPELEEYVDIASHMIRMTPADIVFHRVSSAARRPTLLSPLWCENRWLAMTEIGRSLNRQGAQGSLTEEAFVYTKPQLLSTK is encoded by the coding sequence ATGCAATTACATGAATTAGTAAACACTTTGGGTCAAGATCTTCAGCGTCGATATGGTGAGAAAGTACATAAATTGACGTTGCACGGCGGTTTTAGCTGCCCTAATCGAGATGGGACGATTGGTAAAGGAGGGTGTACATTTTGTAATGTGGCCTCTTTTTCTGACGAACAGACTCAAGTAAAAAGCATTGTTGATCAACTGCAAGATCGTGCGGGTGAAATTCACCGTGCAAAAAAATACCTCGCGTATTTCCAAGCCTACACGAGCACTTACGCGGAAGTGCAAGTATTAAGAAATATGTACGAAGAAGCATTAAAAGCAGCGGATATTGTTGGTCTATGCGTAGGCACCCGGCCTGATTGTGTACCTGATGCGGTACTAGATTTGCTCTCTGAATACGTCAATCAAGGTTATGAAATTTGGCTAGAGCTTGGTTTACAAACAGCAAACAACGATACGTTGAAAAGAATTAACCGAGGCCATGACTTTGAATGTTATGCAGAAATAACCAAACGAGCTCGCGCATTAGGCATTAAGATTTGCACTCATTTGATTGTAGGCCTTCCTAAAGAAACCAAAAAAGACAACATTGAAACGTTGGAAAAAGTACTCGAAGTGGGCACTGATGGTATTAAGTTGCATGGTTTGCATATTGTGGAAGGAAGCACGATGGCTAAAGCATGGAAAGCGGGGCGATTGGAAGCGCCTGAGTTAGAAGAGTATGTGGATATCGCCAGTCATATGATCCGCATGACGCCTGCTGATATTGTATTTCATCGAGTCTCTTCTGCGGCTCGCCGACCAACACTGCTTTCTCCATTATGGTGTGAAAACCGTTGGTTAGCGATGACTGAAATTGGTCGAAGTCTAAATCGACAGGGAGCTCAA